In a single window of the Hydrogenobaculum sp. 3684 genome:
- a CDS encoding HyaD/HybD family hydrogenase maturation endopeptidase: MRTILMGIGNILLQDEGVGVHVIKEIEKRYSFEPSIEIIDAGTLGLEIMYMLQDGVDNLLVVDAVMGGKPPGSLYVFRNEEVKKYYLKNKLSAHEVGFSEVLALLDLIGKPVKENLILVGIEPVSFDVSLELHEKTASKMEDLIKTVLQELQNIGIKALEKIPSSS, from the coding sequence ATGAGAACAATTTTGATGGGTATAGGAAACATACTTTTGCAAGATGAAGGTGTGGGCGTTCATGTTATAAAAGAGATAGAAAAAAGATACAGCTTCGAGCCTTCTATAGAGATAATAGATGCCGGCACGCTTGGTCTTGAGATTATGTATATGTTGCAAGACGGAGTAGATAACCTTCTGGTGGTGGATGCCGTTATGGGCGGAAAGCCACCAGGCAGCTTATACGTTTTTAGAAACGAAGAGGTAAAAAAGTACTATCTTAAAAACAAACTATCAGCCCACGAGGTGGGTTTTTCCGAAGTTTTAGCGCTTTTAGATCTAATAGGAAAACCTGTAAAAGAAAACCTTATACTTGTTGGCATAGAACCAGTTAGTTTTGATGTGTCTTTGGAGCTTCACGAGAAAACCGCTTCTAAGATGGAAGATTTGATAAAAACTGTATTGCAAGAGTTGCAAAATATAGGTATAAAAGCTTTGGAAAAAATACCTTCATCATCCTAA
- a CDS encoding thiamine pyrophosphate-dependent enzyme codes for MGLEYVKISPGFERYMPKDYVDLVKYGQFGKQIDVQQIDQIKELVEEHPMCAGCYMAYFVRIFYAALPKPEDTIVLGTAGCARLALSQAAVPFIYGNYGDTNAVASGLKRALKIRFPDKIKDVVVIAGDGGLMDIGFGMTMHSWFRRENFTTIMVDNEVYGNTGGQESGMSPKGVQLKMAPKGKKFDKINAVELAKTAGCVYVAKLAPTNPKRIAKTIKRAILAAREIGPTFIHVYTSCNIEYSIPTERVLADAKEREKRDFGFYEWMTDEAKEYIEEQEKKMAEVKA; via the coding sequence ATGGGTTTAGAATACGTTAAAATATCACCTGGATTTGAAAGATATATGCCAAAGGACTATGTAGACCTTGTTAAATATGGTCAGTTTGGCAAACAAATTGATGTGCAACAGATAGATCAAATAAAAGAGTTGGTGGAAGAGCATCCAATGTGCGCAGGATGCTATATGGCCTACTTTGTGAGAATATTCTATGCAGCTTTACCAAAACCAGAAGACACTATAGTGCTTGGTACTGCTGGGTGTGCTAGATTGGCGCTTTCACAAGCGGCCGTACCCTTTATCTATGGAAACTACGGAGATACAAATGCTGTTGCATCCGGATTAAAACGCGCTCTTAAAATAAGATTCCCGGACAAGATAAAGGACGTTGTGGTTATAGCCGGTGATGGTGGTCTAATGGATATAGGTTTTGGCATGACTATGCACTCTTGGTTTAGAAGAGAAAACTTTACCACTATAATGGTTGATAACGAAGTTTACGGCAACACCGGTGGTCAAGAGAGCGGCATGTCACCTAAAGGAGTACAACTCAAAATGGCTCCAAAAGGTAAAAAATTTGATAAAATAAACGCAGTTGAATTAGCAAAAACCGCAGGCTGTGTTTATGTAGCAAAACTAGCACCTACAAATCCTAAGAGAATAGCCAAAACCATCAAAAGGGCAATACTAGCAGCTAGGGAAATAGGGCCTACTTTTATACACGTTTATACCTCATGCAACATAGAATACTCGATACCCACCGAAAGAGTGCTAGCAGATGCAAAAGAAAGAGAAAAGAGGGATTTTGGCTTTTACGAATGGATGACAGATGAAGCC
- the hypE gene encoding hydrogenase expression/formation protein HypE, producing MYVKLSHGGGAKETRELIEKIFLKHLKNDLLSNEDATILHLDGKLAISTDSFTVNPIFFKGGDIGKLSVAGVVNDLSVMGAKPLYMSMGFIIEEGLAFEELEKIVISIKEEAQKTGIKLITADTKVVPKGLCDKIYINATGIGKLIKEGISASNLQEGDAIVVSGPIGNHGAVIMAHRNDFDIDITSDCASLWEAIEPLLKENIEIHAMRDLTRGGLASALNELSQSSKVEILIKEEDIPIEDSVKGFCEILGIEPFSLACEGTFVMSIPKKDVQKALDILKSQKLTQKAKVIGEVIKKGKQGAYIQTLYGSVRYLEEAPGELLPRIC from the coding sequence ATGTATGTAAAGCTCTCTCATGGGGGCGGTGCCAAAGAAACAAGAGAACTAATAGAGAAAATATTTTTAAAACATTTAAAAAATGATCTTTTATCAAACGAAGATGCCACAATATTGCATCTTGATGGTAAGCTTGCCATAAGCACCGATAGTTTTACGGTAAACCCTATATTTTTCAAAGGTGGTGATATTGGAAAACTAAGTGTAGCTGGTGTAGTAAACGATCTGTCCGTAATGGGCGCAAAACCCCTTTACATGAGTATGGGCTTTATAATAGAAGAGGGCTTAGCTTTTGAAGAGCTTGAAAAAATAGTAATATCTATAAAAGAAGAGGCCCAAAAAACAGGTATAAAACTAATAACAGCAGATACAAAAGTGGTTCCAAAAGGACTTTGCGATAAGATCTACATAAACGCCACTGGCATAGGAAAGCTCATAAAAGAAGGTATATCTGCTTCTAACTTACAAGAAGGCGATGCCATCGTAGTGTCTGGCCCTATAGGAAACCACGGGGCTGTGATAATGGCTCATAGAAATGACTTTGATATAGACATAACCTCAGATTGTGCATCTTTATGGGAGGCTATAGAACCTCTTTTAAAAGAGAATATAGAAATCCATGCTATGAGAGATCTAACAAGGGGAGGTCTTGCAAGCGCTTTAAATGAGCTTTCTCAAAGCTCAAAAGTAGAAATACTAATAAAAGAAGAAGATATACCGATAGAGGATTCGGTAAAAGGTTTTTGTGAAATCCTTGGTATAGAACCCTTTTCTTTGGCCTGTGAAGGTACTTTTGTGATGAGCATACCCAAAAAAGATGTCCAAAAAGCCCTTGATATTCTTAAAAGCCAAAAACTAACCCAAAAAGCAAAAGTGATTGGAGAGGTTATCAAAAAAGGCAAACAAGGAGCATATATACAAACTCTTTATGGAAGCGTTAGATATTTAGAAGAAGCTCCCGGTGAGCTTTTGCCACGGATATGCTAA
- a CDS encoding hydrogenase expression/formation protein: protein MNAVPILYEIQKALEDFIKTGQNHIIYTNKIPLSEEDKEFLLDVLGEGSIKIEYKSKREYITFKETSLIGVWLGVVHDVERKPILEILEINSFPFMLQAPKEDMEDSIKRLKDILKDFENKGGKDYV from the coding sequence ATGAACGCTGTACCAATACTTTATGAAATACAAAAAGCCCTTGAGGATTTTATAAAAACAGGACAAAACCACATTATTTATACAAACAAAATACCCCTTTCCGAAGAGGATAAAGAGTTTTTATTGGATGTTCTTGGAGAAGGCAGTATAAAAATAGAGTATAAAAGCAAAAGAGAGTATATAACTTTCAAAGAAACATCGCTCATAGGTGTATGGCTTGGAGTGGTTCACGATGTTGAGAGAAAACCAATCCTTGAGATTTTAGAGATAAACTCATTCCCTTTCATGCTCCAAGCCCCAAAAGAAGATATGGAAGATTCCATCAAAAGGTTAAAAGATATTTTAAAAGATTTTGAAAATAAAGGAGGCAAAGATTATGTGTAA
- a CDS encoding carbon monoxide dehydrogenase beta subunit family protein gives MAKIITPGPSGYVPTPAVFEGVQITPPGKALLYGEWVDEETAMREAALAMLTRKNPTIFPGPLVLWGYNASAIEKAQAVLELAKEIPNCRIIPMPDYRPKYPKIDPEAEINPNHPNLTILHNRIEACIFVGVHCHYANLSLRMIRAGTNCFTIALCAEMGHEDAMVSIRDVHAEKILEFRDMVIKVREELGIKWEPKLPPENPSLPKENFETLSIADYGDYAYLLHPRKGETVEETE, from the coding sequence ATGGCAAAAATTATCACACCAGGTCCATCTGGTTACGTACCTACACCTGCAGTTTTCGAAGGTGTTCAAATAACTCCTCCAGGTAAAGCTCTATTATACGGTGAATGGGTAGACGAAGAAACGGCTATGAGAGAAGCAGCCTTGGCAATGCTCACAAGAAAAAATCCCACTATATTCCCTGGGCCATTGGTATTATGGGGATACAACGCTTCTGCCATAGAAAAAGCTCAAGCAGTATTAGAACTTGCCAAAGAAATACCAAATTGCCGTATAATACCAATGCCAGATTATAGACCAAAATACCCTAAGATAGACCCAGAAGCCGAGATAAATCCAAACCACCCAAATCTTACCATACTTCACAATAGAATAGAGGCTTGCATCTTTGTAGGAGTCCATTGTCATTATGCCAACCTATCCTTAAGAATGATAAGAGCTGGCACAAACTGTTTTACAATAGCCCTTTGTGCAGAGATGGGTCATGAAGATGCAATGGTATCTATTAGAGATGTACATGCTGAAAAAATATTAGAATTTAGAGATATGGTTATAAAAGTAAGAGAGGAGCTTGGTATAAAGTGGGAGCCAAAGCTACCACCAGAAAATCCATCTTTACCAAAAGAGAATTTTGAAACATTAAGCATAGCAGATTACGGAGATTATGCTTACTTATTACACCCAAGGAAGGGTGAAACCGTAGAAGAAACTGAATAA
- the hypF gene encoding carbamoyltransferase HypF — MNVDKKRFRLLIKGTVQGVGFRPFVYNLATSLGAKGFVLNNADGVTIEIENVDIEKFIYLLKAKKPPLSEIEDITIKTLDWFGFEDFKIEESTIFGDKTPSVPPDMGICEDCLKEFNNPSDRRYKYPFINCTNCGPRYSIVLDIPYDRKNTTMNVFEMCEDCKKEYEDKTNRRFHAEAISCPNCGPIYWYEKNGNIYKENIFELMAKDLKDSKIIALKGLGGFHLICNALDEKAVRTLRERKKRSSKPFAVMFKSLEEALKYLEPTEDEIKPLTSIQKPIVLIKRKSPYFEEACKGLSSVGAFLAYTGIHLRLFDFIDFPIIATSGNISDTPICKDNDKAKSKLKDIADGFFMHNRDIKRPVDDSVIKLIDDDVSIIRLARSYAPKPIYINTHAKAISLGMGAFLKSTISIFKNNTIILSPHIGDLESIDTIEHYKNTLEDFLRFYDVKPDIVVCDMHPNFFSSIYAKSIFSNVISLQHHKAHILSVIAENNISLDQEILGIAWDGTGYGEDGTIWGGEFFIGDAYNLKRAFYIKPYKLIGNEKAIKDPRRIVLSFLFELLKEKAYKHPLIEKLHFEEKELKTLYKMWENDTNTTKTSSMGRLFDMVAYLMGLTDVIDYEAKGAMMVEDRYIDSKEYYDFNISNNEIIISFEDILGEKEIDKMASKFINMLFEIIVSIIKLLKAKNVVVSGGVFYNRPLMRKLKAIDGINLFYNKKIPTGDGGISVGQAFYGGILC, encoded by the coding sequence ATGAATGTTGATAAAAAACGTTTTAGGCTTTTAATAAAAGGAACAGTCCAAGGAGTAGGTTTTAGACCTTTTGTTTACAATTTAGCAACATCTCTTGGCGCCAAAGGTTTCGTGTTAAACAACGCCGATGGTGTAACAATAGAAATAGAAAACGTAGATATAGAGAAATTTATTTATTTATTAAAAGCCAAAAAACCACCCCTTTCAGAAATTGAGGATATAACGATAAAAACCCTTGATTGGTTTGGTTTTGAGGATTTTAAAATAGAAGAGTCAACTATTTTTGGCGATAAAACCCCAAGCGTACCACCTGATATGGGTATCTGCGAGGATTGTTTAAAAGAGTTTAACAACCCAAGCGATAGAAGATACAAATACCCTTTTATAAACTGCACAAACTGTGGTCCAAGGTACAGCATCGTTTTGGACATACCATACGACAGAAAAAACACCACAATGAACGTGTTTGAGATGTGTGAGGATTGTAAAAAAGAATATGAAGATAAAACCAATAGAAGGTTTCATGCAGAGGCGATATCTTGTCCTAACTGCGGACCCATCTATTGGTATGAAAAAAATGGCAATATTTACAAAGAAAATATATTTGAGCTAATGGCAAAAGATTTAAAAGATTCAAAAATAATTGCATTAAAAGGTCTTGGTGGATTTCATCTTATATGCAATGCCCTCGATGAAAAGGCTGTTAGAACACTAAGAGAAAGAAAAAAAAGATCTTCAAAACCATTTGCAGTTATGTTTAAATCTTTAGAAGAAGCGTTAAAATATTTAGAGCCCACAGAAGATGAGATAAAACCACTAACATCTATTCAAAAACCCATAGTCCTTATAAAAAGAAAATCCCCATACTTTGAAGAAGCCTGCAAAGGGCTATCAAGCGTAGGAGCATTTTTGGCATATACAGGTATTCATCTTAGACTTTTTGATTTTATAGATTTTCCTATAATAGCCACCTCTGGAAACATCTCAGATACCCCTATTTGCAAAGACAACGACAAAGCAAAATCTAAACTAAAAGATATAGCCGACGGATTTTTTATGCACAACAGAGATATAAAAAGACCAGTAGATGATTCTGTAATAAAGCTAATAGATGATGATGTAAGCATCATAAGACTTGCTAGATCTTACGCTCCAAAACCAATATATATAAACACCCACGCAAAAGCTATATCTCTTGGTATGGGGGCTTTTCTTAAAAGCACAATAAGTATATTCAAAAACAACACCATCATCCTTAGCCCTCATATAGGAGATTTGGAAAGTATAGATACCATAGAGCATTATAAAAATACGTTAGAGGATTTTTTGAGATTTTACGATGTAAAACCAGATATTGTAGTGTGTGATATGCATCCAAACTTTTTTAGTAGTATTTACGCTAAGAGCATATTTTCAAACGTTATAAGCCTTCAACATCATAAAGCACATATACTTTCTGTAATAGCAGAAAACAATATTTCTCTAGACCAAGAGATACTTGGTATAGCATGGGACGGCACAGGATACGGAGAAGATGGGACTATATGGGGAGGTGAGTTTTTTATAGGAGATGCTTACAATCTTAAAAGAGCGTTTTATATAAAACCCTACAAACTCATTGGAAATGAAAAAGCCATAAAAGACCCAAGAAGGATAGTGCTAAGTTTTCTTTTTGAGCTTTTAAAAGAAAAAGCATATAAGCATCCTTTGATAGAAAAACTTCATTTTGAAGAAAAAGAATTAAAGACCCTTTATAAAATGTGGGAAAATGATACAAATACCACAAAGACATCTTCCATGGGAAGGCTTTTTGATATGGTGGCATATCTTATGGGACTAACGGATGTTATAGATTATGAAGCAAAAGGGGCTATGATGGTAGAAGATAGATATATAGATTCAAAAGAGTATTATGATTTTAACATATCAAACAACGAAATAATCATATCTTTTGAGGATATACTTGGCGAAAAAGAGATAGATAAAATGGCTTCTAAGTTTATAAACATGCTGTTTGAAATAATTGTATCTATTATCAAGCTTTTAAAAGCCAAAAACGTTGTGGTGTCTGGAGGTGTGTTTTACAATAGGCCTTTGATGAGAAAGCTAAAAGCCATTGATGGTATAAATTTGTTTTACAACAAAAAAATCCCTACCGGTGATGGTGGAATATCCGTTGGACAAGCATTTTATGGAGGTATACTATGCTGA
- the cybH gene encoding Ni/Fe-hydrogenase, b-type cytochrome subunit: protein MNKDIKKYYLFSPSLRIAHWVWALAISVLFVTGIYIGNPFFIGNVGYSATFGDLHAITMNWIRLLHFSFGYILLAALILRFSIIPFRKADRLIIPKVWTKAYWDNAVDTLKNYLFITKSHKPYIRNPLARTAYFGIFLLLIFEVITGFAMFGRSNPGGFWDKLFGWVIPMLGGEYQVHRWHHIVAWIIVLFVVIHVYMVIREDILEKDGEVSSMVNGNKFFDHVPADISDV, encoded by the coding sequence ATGAATAAGGATATTAAAAAGTATTATCTTTTTAGTCCATCCCTAAGGATAGCCCACTGGGTATGGGCTTTGGCTATAAGCGTTTTGTTTGTAACCGGTATATACATAGGAAACCCGTTTTTCATAGGAAACGTAGGGTACAGTGCCACTTTTGGAGACCTTCACGCTATAACCATGAACTGGATAAGGCTTTTGCATTTTAGCTTTGGTTATATCCTCCTTGCAGCCCTTATTTTGAGATTTAGTATAATACCTTTTAGAAAAGCCGATAGACTCATAATACCAAAAGTTTGGACAAAAGCTTATTGGGATAACGCTGTTGATACATTGAAAAACTATCTTTTTATCACCAAAAGCCATAAACCCTATATAAGAAATCCTCTGGCAAGAACCGCTTATTTTGGGATTTTTTTGCTTTTGATATTTGAAGTGATAACAGGCTTTGCAATGTTTGGAAGGTCAAACCCAGGTGGGTTTTGGGACAAGCTATTTGGATGGGTCATACCTATGCTTGGCGGTGAGTATCAAGTCCATAGATGGCATCATATAGTAGCTTGGATTATTGTGCTTTTTGTGGTGATACACGTTTATATGGTTATAAGAGAGGATATATTGGAAAAAGACGGAGAAGTATCTTCTATGGTAAATGGCAACAAGTTTTTTGATCATGTACCTGCCGATATATCTGACGTATGA
- the hypA gene encoding hydrogenase maturation nickel metallochaperone HypA, translating to MHEFSVVQALLMQVEDIAKEHNANSVEKIYVVIGEVSGVEPHLLKMAFDTFKENTIASKADLVIEFQKPHIYCMECQKEFSLERYSMRCPSCGSFKVKLTKGDELILKTLELDT from the coding sequence ATGCACGAGTTTTCAGTGGTCCAAGCGCTTTTGATGCAAGTAGAAGACATTGCAAAAGAACACAATGCAAACTCTGTAGAAAAAATATATGTCGTTATAGGTGAAGTATCTGGAGTAGAGCCTCATCTTTTGAAAATGGCTTTTGATACGTTTAAAGAAAACACTATAGCTTCAAAGGCAGATCTTGTCATAGAATTTCAAAAGCCCCATATATACTGTATGGAATGCCAAAAAGAATTTTCTTTAGAAAGATACTCTATGCGTTGTCCTTCGTGCGGATCTTTTAAAGTGAAGCTTACAAAAGGCGATGAGCTTATTTTAAAAACCTTAGAGCTTGATACATGA
- a CDS encoding pyruvate flavodoxin/ferredoxin oxidoreductase produces MPEQKVVEADYLLLEAPREKKFITGSQAMAEAVKRANVDIAIAYPITPQSETMHLVGDLWAQGYLKDYYRAEEEYGAMSAIAGAVRGGARAFTATSGPGLLRGIEAIASWPGHRIPAVLGVLTRVVNAPLSIQPDNVEISYLLNCGMVVLHAENQQDVFDFTLASFVISEMVDVYLPIAVCTEGFFVTHAKGYVNMTPEDMKLPPRDPYKAPVPPTDCEIPPARIQRDAPVQKSNFMSYLIHQVWQQEVWSSNMRAMKYIYKYLNGPIEVINPEAEVFVAASGCAAAQAREAVRYAQMEGLNVGLLKIKSIVPFPSKEVRETLKNAKAVIVPEHNIVGWLSKEIKANIQDSDKVIGRPRVYGGMTLPVELIMDEIYAALGIKKDKTVLV; encoded by the coding sequence ATGCCAGAACAAAAAGTTGTCGAAGCAGATTATCTTCTCTTGGAAGCTCCAAGGGAGAAGAAATTTATAACTGGCTCACAAGCCATGGCTGAAGCTGTCAAAAGAGCCAACGTAGATATAGCCATAGCTTATCCAATAACCCCACAATCAGAAACCATGCACTTGGTGGGTGATTTATGGGCTCAAGGTTATCTAAAAGATTACTACAGAGCCGAGGAAGAATACGGAGCCATGTCAGCTATAGCAGGTGCGGTAAGGGGCGGAGCTAGAGCTTTCACAGCAACATCTGGACCAGGTCTTTTAAGGGGTATAGAGGCGATAGCCTCATGGCCAGGACACAGAATACCAGCGGTCCTAGGTGTGCTCACAAGGGTTGTAAACGCTCCTCTTTCTATACAACCAGACAATGTAGAAATATCATATCTTCTGAACTGTGGAATGGTGGTATTACACGCTGAAAACCAGCAAGATGTTTTTGACTTCACGCTCGCATCTTTTGTTATATCAGAGATGGTAGACGTATATCTACCAATAGCCGTATGTACAGAAGGCTTCTTTGTAACCCATGCTAAAGGCTATGTAAATATGACACCAGAAGATATGAAGCTTCCGCCAAGAGATCCATACAAAGCCCCAGTCCCTCCAACAGATTGTGAAATACCACCCGCAAGAATACAAAGAGATGCTCCCGTTCAAAAATCTAACTTTATGAGCTACCTAATACACCAAGTATGGCAACAAGAAGTATGGTCTTCCAACATGAGAGCCATGAAATACATATACAAATATCTAAACGGTCCTATAGAAGTTATAAACCCAGAGGCTGAAGTATTTGTAGCAGCTTCAGGGTGCGCAGCAGCTCAAGCTAGAGAGGCTGTAAGATACGCTCAAATGGAAGGCTTAAACGTTGGGCTTTTAAAAATAAAATCTATAGTCCCATTCCCATCCAAAGAAGTAAGGGAAACTTTGAAAAATGCAAAAGCTGTCATAGTACCAGAGCACAACATAGTAGGATGGTTATCTAAAGAGATAAAAGCAAATATCCAAGATAGCGACAAAGTCATAGGAAGACCTAGAGTTTATGGAGGTATGACGCTTCCAGTAGAACTTATAATGGATGAAATATATGCCGCTCTTGGCATCAAAAAGGACAAGACGGTGCTTGTTTAA
- a CDS encoding HypC/HybG/HupF family hydrogenase formation chaperone, translating into MCLAIPSKIVEILDNNIAIVDTMGVRRKASLELLNPKPKVGDYVLLHVGFAIEILSEEDALESLKLFEEALQYENELEQ; encoded by the coding sequence ATGTGTCTTGCCATACCTTCAAAGATTGTAGAAATATTAGACAACAACATAGCTATAGTAGATACAATGGGAGTTAGAAGAAAAGCTTCTTTGGAGCTTTTAAATCCAAAACCAAAGGTTGGGGATTATGTGCTTTTGCACGTTGGTTTTGCCATAGAGATACTTTCCGAAGAAGACGCCTTAGAAAGTCTAAAGCTTTTTGAAGAGGCACTACAATATGAAAATGAACTTGAACAATAA
- the hypD gene encoding hydrogenase formation protein HypD, whose translation MKMNLNNKDIVLKAKDKLIKKVEKLGKPIKLMEFCGGHTHAIMRYAIDKLLDGYVEFIHGPGCPVCVASMDRIDLAIELAKMPNVIFTTYGDLLRVPGSYRKSLLDIRSEGHDVRSLYSCLDAIDIAVKNQDKNVIFFAIGFETTTPPTAVLLKKAKEMKLKNLFVVSNHVMTPPAIGYILNAGISHIDGIIGPGHVSVITGMKIYKELDIPIVISGFEAFDILKAVNMILDQHIKHERKVENAYTRAVTEEGNKEAQKLIEQTLDIRDTFNWRGIGPLPKSALKINKDYEMFDAEKAFDVKLPPSKEHPLCICPKVITGKAKPTDCKLFGNLCTPENPIGSCMVSSEGACAAYYKYQEVELCM comes from the coding sequence ATGAAAATGAACTTGAACAATAAAGATATCGTTTTAAAAGCCAAAGACAAGCTTATAAAAAAAGTAGAAAAACTTGGAAAACCTATCAAGCTAATGGAGTTTTGCGGTGGACATACCCATGCCATAATGAGATACGCTATAGATAAGCTTCTTGATGGATATGTGGAGTTTATCCATGGACCTGGTTGTCCTGTATGTGTTGCTTCTATGGATAGGATAGATTTGGCTATAGAGCTTGCCAAGATGCCAAATGTTATATTTACCACCTACGGGGATCTTTTGAGAGTGCCAGGCTCTTACAGAAAATCGCTTTTAGACATAAGATCAGAAGGGCACGATGTAAGAAGTTTGTACTCTTGCCTTGATGCTATTGATATAGCTGTAAAAAACCAAGATAAGAATGTAATATTTTTTGCCATAGGCTTTGAAACCACCACACCACCAACGGCAGTGCTTCTTAAAAAAGCAAAAGAGATGAAGCTAAAAAATCTTTTTGTAGTATCAAATCACGTGATGACTCCCCCTGCTATTGGGTATATACTAAACGCCGGGATATCTCATATAGATGGTATTATAGGACCTGGGCATGTTAGCGTCATAACCGGTATGAAAATATACAAAGAGCTTGATATACCTATTGTTATATCTGGTTTTGAGGCTTTTGATATATTAAAAGCCGTAAACATGATATTGGATCAACACATAAAACATGAAAGAAAAGTTGAAAACGCCTACACAAGAGCTGTTACAGAAGAAGGCAACAAAGAAGCTCAGAAGCTTATAGAACAAACCCTTGACATAAGAGATACATTTAACTGGCGAGGGATAGGTCCTTTGCCAAAAAGCGCTTTAAAAATAAACAAAGATTACGAGATGTTTGATGCAGAAAAAGCCTTTGATGTAAAGTTGCCACCTTCAAAAGAGCATCCTCTTTGCATATGCCCAAAAGTCATTACAGGAAAAGCAAAGCCCACAGATTGCAAGCTATTTGGCAATCTTTGCACCCCAGAAAACCCTATAGGCTCTTGCATGGTATCCTCAGAAGGAGCTTGTGCTGCTTATTACAAATACCAAGAGGTAGAACTATGTATGTAA
- the hypB gene encoding hydrogenase nickel incorporation protein HypB: MCKDCGCSITEHHHEEHHHHHHHEHENDKKVVEVIQNILDKNDKQAHSNRKHFEEHGVFCINLMSSPGSGKTSLLESTIEALKDKIKIGVIEGDLETNNDAMRIKAKGAKSYQITTGQACHLDAFMVHEGIHNLGIEDLDLVFIENVGNLVCPAAYDVGSHMNVVLFSTTEGEDKPVKYPVMFKSADLVVITKTDLLQYLDFDIQKAKNYVKEVNPRADIITLSSKTKENLDKWLKYLEFKLEIFRNSLA; the protein is encoded by the coding sequence ATGTGTAAAGACTGCGGATGTTCAATAACAGAGCACCATCACGAAGAACATCATCACCATCATCACCATGAGCATGAAAATGATAAAAAGGTGGTGGAGGTAATCCAAAATATACTTGATAAAAACGATAAACAAGCACATTCAAACAGAAAACATTTTGAAGAGCATGGGGTATTTTGCATAAACCTGATGAGCTCACCAGGTTCTGGTAAAACATCTTTGTTAGAATCTACTATAGAGGCTTTAAAAGATAAGATAAAAATAGGTGTCATAGAAGGAGATTTGGAGACCAACAACGATGCCATGAGGATAAAAGCAAAAGGGGCAAAAAGCTATCAGATCACCACAGGACAGGCTTGCCATTTGGATGCTTTTATGGTGCATGAGGGTATTCACAACCTTGGTATTGAAGATCTCGATCTTGTTTTTATAGAAAACGTAGGTAATTTGGTATGCCCTGCCGCTTACGACGTAGGCTCTCATATGAACGTTGTGCTTTTTTCCACCACCGAAGGAGAAGACAAGCCTGTAAAATACCCCGTCATGTTTAAAAGTGCCGATCTAGTTGTTATCACCAAAACAGACCTACTTCAGTATCTTGATTTTGATATACAAAAAGCCAAAAACTATGTAAAAGAGGTAAACCCAAGAGCGGATATAATAACCCTTTCAAGCAAGACCAAAGAAAATCTAGACAAGTGGCTTAAATACTTAGAGTTTAAATTGGAGATATTTAGAAACTCTCTTGCTTAA